CCTCTAGGTCCGATGTCTGTATAAAACTGTTGGGCTAACGCGGGATACACCCGATCTGTTTCACGAATTTTTCTTTCGCCAAACTGGAGTGGCGACACATAATCGATCCGCAATGGTCCTGATTCAGCCGTCCCAGGTCCCGGATCTGTCGGGACTTCCGGATTCTCCGGATCTTGGAGAGAGGCACCTCCGTCAACCACCGAAACCGTCCCGGACTGTTCAAGAGAAGTGTCCGCATGGACAATGGTTCCCATCAAGCCTACCGCCATAGCCCCCATTAGGAACAGCAGTCGGCTGAGGTTCAAATACCGTCTCATGGTTTCGCCTCCTTTCGATGCCGTCTCCATAGAAGCCATAACACAAGAAGCAGAAGGAATACAAGCCATCCTCCATAGTGTTGAAGGAGTTCTCCTGTCTGAGGGAAGAGACCTTTTCGTCCTTCTGGTTTTTTAACCAGTAAGTCAGATTCTGTCTCACTGATTCGAGTTGGACGTTCCTCTTCTTCATAGAATGAGATTTTCCCATCGACCGTGATCTGCCCCTCTGCCGCCGATACATCTCCCGCTATAAATAAAAAGCAGGCAACCAACAGGCTCGTGAATAAAATAACGTTTTTTTGTTCCTTCATTAAATCACTCCCCTTTCCTTATGGCTGTCCCGGCATGATCTTCCACGTGATCACGCCAGTATATTCACCGGTATAGACGGTTTCTGACGAGTCTAACTGAAACTTCACGCCGTCACTTCCTTTGGTCGTTCCCCAGTTTTCACTGACAGAATAGCTTTCTGGGATCGTGGGAGTAGTTGCGGTATACACGACTTGCGCATCTGAACTCAGCGTCTGTTCTTTGCCTTTATACACATAGCGCAGTGCGTTTTTCAATAACTTGTTGTCGACATTGGTCATCGGTGTCGTGACCTCAGCGGTCATGGTCCAGCCATCTGCTTTGTCCGAACGGGTATCTCTGACCACTAAAGGATCCACATAGGACGGATTCTCCACTCGTTGGGTTTTGGTCGTGTACCGAATCGTACCAAAGTTTAAAACTTTTGGGACCGAGGTTAAACTAAGGGTACCGGAAAAGGTATAGGCGGCGGTCGTGCCACCTTCAGCCACAGTGAGCGCTGTTTCATTAGCAGGACGTGTCACGAGATACCCTTTGTCTGTTAGGCTTTTCACCGCTGTTGTGACAGCTGGAAGTTTGGTCAGATCCACTTTACTGCCTACTTCATACATTTCTGTCACAATTGGCTCATGAAGCTCCGTTCCTTTGTCGCTTTTAAAAGTGACTGTGATTGGCTGCTTTTTTAGTACAGTCAATTGTCCTTCCGACGTTACCGTCAAATCTGTTCCAGCCGCAGTCGCCGGCCACTTGATTGGAACTCCTTGTGGGGCATCCTTTGACGCAATGAGGCTATAGGTATGCATTTTATAATACCGACCGGGAGCGAGCGTTGAGGCAAAATTTCCCATATTAAACGAAAGTGTCCCTGTCCCAATCGTTAGCTTATCATCTGGAATTGATTTTTTTCCTTCCATAAAGGAACCAGGTTTAAAAACAAAACCTTTCGGAATTGGTGCAGTTAAGGTGATGTTTTCCCATCCTTTTACTTCTACTGTATAACTCGTCTTAATATTCACCTTAAGCTCATGCCCAATTTCAGTCGTTGTGACCCCTATGGTACCGGCTGTCACGTCATCAAACGTAATGGTTTGACTACCAGTCATGTTGGCTTTGTAATACAGGTTCAGTGTAAGATCCTCCGCACCAACTGTTCCACTAGCTGGGTCTACTCGTACAAATGTATACCCCGTGATTTCTTTTTTATAGGTTTCTACATTATAAGTATCTCCTACATACAGTGTTTCCTTTTTAGTTTCTATCACCTGATTTTTGTCATCTAGATAGTTGATTGTCACGGTTCTAGCGGTTTTATAATGAAGCGTAATCGTTATATCGGTTGTTCCAACGATTCCTTTGCCCGGATCATCCGCTCGATCATACTTATACCCAACAAAGTTGATGCTATACTCATTGGCATTATAGGTATCTCCCGAATAAAATGTAAATTCTCTAGTTGCAAGTTGTTTATTGGCCTCAGCTACATGCTTAACCGTAATGGTTCTTGCTTTCTTATAATGAAACGTAATTGTAATCGGTGTAGTCCCAACCACTCCCTTCCCAGGGTCGTCCACTCGGTCAAATTTGTATCCGGTGAACTCTTTTTTAAAGTCGAGTGGATTATAGGTGTCTCCTACAAATAGCGTATCGGTCACTGAATCAAACGTTTCACCTGTATCATCGACATAGTTATATGTCACGGCTCTTGCTTTTTGTTCTGTGACAGACATTTCCAAATCGGATGACCCGATTTCATTTGGTTCCAGTGTTGCTTGAGGATATAAATAAAGCCAGCCGGGATGGGTTGTGAATGGATATTGTACATCCTCTGCAACATCTGGTGTTGGTGTCTCTAAATAAGGGTTCTTAGTTTTAAAAACAGTATATAAGAGCCCGCTAGCACGATCGTTCCCAAAAAAAGCTATGGGTGGATTACTTTTACCCATATAGTTATTTCGATAAAAATACAAAAAATAATTTTCTCCATCAAGCAGCCTCTCAGCCGGGACATCCGCCCGTTGTCTAAAATACAGCCCGTCGTTATTTCCTAGTGAATACATCATAGACTCTCTATGCTTACCTTGAATATCCACGTGAACCCCATAACTTGTTACAAAATTTGTCGATACTTTAAATGGATTTTGGTATTTTAATGTGAAGCGAACACGTCCTTTATTGTCTATTGGTTTTCCAGATATACGAATAGGGATTTGGTATCTATTGCTACTGATCTCATTTATTGGAATTTCGATAATGAACATCCCATAAGCGTAAATTTCATTTTTTGCTTTATTGGTCATTAATTTTTTCATATTCCCAAACACAAATGAGTCACTGGTAGTAGATACACGATTATTCAATATTAGTCCTCCAATACTATTCTGCATTGCTATATTAAAGCCGGAAGCCTCACGCCCTTTCAGAGTGTAGTTATACCCATAACCAACTAGAGCATCCGTTGGCCCCTTTGCACCCACAATTGACGGGAAAGTCAAGCCTGTACTTATTAGGCCAATCCTCGTGGTTCCTGCTGTTCCTTGCTCAAAAGCTAGTTTGTTATCATCTTTATCACTAACACCATTAAACACCATATAATACTCTCTTTTTGGTGCTTTATCCCCCACTAGACCAGATGTATCTATTTTAACTGCAGTATTTTTGGTCTCTTCCACAGCCCCATCCAGTTCTCCCGGCTCATCAAAAATTGTCCAGTCAAAATCGGTTGCTCTTGGCTGAGGAGTCAGAGCTGGGCTACTCTCGTTCGGAGTGGGAGCGGATGCCTCATCTTCTGATTGAGTCGTATGTTCGTCCACACCATAGACTGCCCCTCCGCCACTAATACTCAGTAGTCCTAACAAGATGAACAGCCACAGGGATATTCGTTTATTCAGTTTTCTTTTCATATACTTATTCCTCCTATTGTTCGCCATCCTACTATTCTTCCTTGAGTAGGAGTCTGTCGCCTTACATACAAAGAACATATCCAATCGTACGGATCGTTTTTAAATACTTAGGATGGGCTGTACTTTTCTCTATCTTAGTCCGAATGAGAAAGACTAAATTTGCTACGCGGTAGCGTTGATTGCCCATTTCCTGTTGCCACAAAACTTGATAAATTTCTTCATAGGTCGCCCCCTGTTCTTTTTTACTTTTCAAGTAACTTACTAGCTTATATTCTAGCGGTGTCAGAAGGACTTCCTGCTCGTTTTCTAAACGGATAGAATGATTATAGACGTTTAATTGAAGTCCGCTCCCTACCTTTTCTTCTAAAACAGCTTGCCTCAACCCCACTCTTGGTTGGAGGAGATTGGAAACAATGATTCCAAATTCATTCGGCTTGATCTGATCATCAAAGACGATCGTTGCCCCCAATTGTAAATAAATCAACCGCTCCATCGGGGTGCTCTGTTGTAATAGGATAAAGATCAGTGGGACTTCACTTTTTTTCAGGTCAAACAGCCACTCGCTGATGTGCTCGACTGATTCACCACTGCTTCCGCCTGAACAATCTAGGACCACCGCCTCCAACATGGTTTGTTTGGCTTGTTCCTCTTTCTCTAATGGGTAAAGCGTGTATGCTTGTTCCTTAAGTGTTTCTATGTATAGTGATGTGGGGTGTTCAAATTGATATAAACCGATACGACTCATTTGATTCGTCCGCCTTTCTTCTTTTATTTTTTTTTGCTATACTATGTGGGTAGAAAAATGATTACAGTTCTACTATTATTTTTCTCAGAATTAGTCATTATAAGAAGAAATGTTCTAGTCGTTATAACACGCTGTTTTTTTAGCTGTGATGACGCTTTTTTTGACGGTTATTCTTCTAAATTCAGTTCGGCATCCAGAATAGAAATGGCCTTTTCTCTAGTTTCCCATAAAGAACTGGCATACGTATCTAAGGTCAGCTTGATCGATTGATGGCCTAGTAAACGGCTTAAGGTGGCAATATCGCTCCCATTTTCAATGCATCGTGTCGCAAAGGTATGCCGTAAGGCGTGGAAATGGATCGGCTCTATGTCAGCTTTGGCAAGGGTCTTTTTAAACCAATAATTGATCAGTCTAGGTTCTGCGTATGCGTGTTTATAGTTGATCACATAGGTACTGACCGCCTCCGCTTTTTTCTTTGTTAAGTAAGTAAGTAAATTTTGGGCAATCGGTATTTTCCGCACCGAGCTTTTTGATTTGGGCAGATCAAATACAATCTCTGTCTTGGTTGTTTTTCCTGGCACAGACACTCGCTGGATTGTGCGGACCACTTGGATCGTTTTGCTTTCTAAATTGATATCGGACCACGTTAAAGCCCCGATTTCACCAATTCGCATGCCGGTGTACAACGCGATAATGATCGGTGAGCATCCTGGCTCTTTTAGAGCAGCTTTTTCTAATATTCGTTGTTGTTCCCGAGTTAAAATGGCGATATCTTTTTTCCGGATCGCTGGCAGTACAATGCCATCACATGGGTTTTCTGGAATGGCTTTTTCTAGGTAGGCTTTATTCATGGCACTTTTAAAGATCGTCAAGACATTATGGATCGTGGTCAGACTTAATTCTTTATCCGCTAAAAGAAGCATTAACGCTGTGATGTCTTTTTTCTCAATATGAAGTAATTTTTTCTTTCCTATATAAGGCAAGATATGTTTGCGCATTTTTGTTTGATACGACGCATAGGTCGACTGTTTGATTTGACGAACGATTAAGTGATCCAACCAGTACACGAGCCATTCCTCTACTGTCCCTTGAAATTGGGTCGTAAGCTGCTTTGAAAAAGTCTGGCGTGCTTTTAGACGTTCTAAGGTTTGTTTGACCTCCCTATATTTTTGACCGTAAATGTAGCCGTAGACCAGTTTTCCTTGTTCATTTCGCCCTTTTCGGTAGCGTCCTTCCCAGCGGCCATCTTTTCGCTTATAAATATTTTCGCCTTTTTTAGTTATCGTAAGTTCCTCCTTCGTTTGACGAGAGAATTGACGGCTAGAAATCACAAAAAACCGTTTTTTTCATATTTTTTTCATTTTTACCCAATAATAAAACGATAAAAATTAAAGAACTTTTGTTTTTTTGTTATAGACTTTTCGTTTTCTTTGTATTAGAATAGAATTTAACGAACAAAACCGTTTATTTATAACAAAAAGAACTAGATTTTCCTTCTCATAATGACTAATTCTGAGAAAAAAAACCTAGTTCTATTTTGTTTTATTTATGTTTATAAAAAGAGTAT
This genomic stretch from Enterococcus haemoperoxidus ATCC BAA-382 harbors:
- a CDS encoding LPXTG cell wall anchor domain-containing protein, coding for MKEQKNVILFTSLLVACFLFIAGDVSAAEGQITVDGKISFYEEEERPTRISETESDLLVKKPEGRKGLFPQTGELLQHYGGWLVFLLLLVLWLLWRRHRKEAKP
- a CDS encoding MucBP domain-containing protein, which codes for MKRKLNKRISLWLFILLGLLSISGGGAVYGVDEHTTQSEDEASAPTPNESSPALTPQPRATDFDWTIFDEPGELDGAVEETKNTAVKIDTSGLVGDKAPKREYYMVFNGVSDKDDNKLAFEQGTAGTTRIGLISTGLTFPSIVGAKGPTDALVGYGYNYTLKGREASGFNIAMQNSIGGLILNNRVSTTSDSFVFGNMKKLMTNKAKNEIYAYGMFIIEIPINEISSNRYQIPIRISGKPIDNKGRVRFTLKYQNPFKVSTNFVTSYGVHVDIQGKHRESMMYSLGNNDGLYFRQRADVPAERLLDGENYFLYFYRNNYMGKSNPPIAFFGNDRASGLLYTVFKTKNPYLETPTPDVAEDVQYPFTTHPGWLYLYPQATLEPNEIGSSDLEMSVTEQKARAVTYNYVDDTGETFDSVTDTLFVGDTYNPLDFKKEFTGYKFDRVDDPGKGVVGTTPITITFHYKKARTITVKHVAEANKQLATREFTFYSGDTYNANEYSINFVGYKYDRADDPGKGIVGTTDITITLHYKTARTVTINYLDDKNQVIETKKETLYVGDTYNVETYKKEITGYTFVRVDPASGTVGAEDLTLNLYYKANMTGSQTITFDDVTAGTIGVTTTEIGHELKVNIKTSYTVEVKGWENITLTAPIPKGFVFKPGSFMEGKKSIPDDKLTIGTGTLSFNMGNFASTLAPGRYYKMHTYSLIASKDAPQGVPIKWPATAAGTDLTVTSEGQLTVLKKQPITVTFKSDKGTELHEPIVTEMYEVGSKVDLTKLPAVTTAVKSLTDKGYLVTRPANETALTVAEGGTTAAYTFSGTLSLTSVPKVLNFGTIRYTTKTQRVENPSYVDPLVVRDTRSDKADGWTMTAEVTTPMTNVDNKLLKNALRYVYKGKEQTLSSDAQVVYTATTPTIPESYSVSENWGTTKGSDGVKFQLDSSETVYTGEYTGVITWKIMPGQP
- a CDS encoding winged helix-turn-helix domain-containing protein, giving the protein MSRIGLYQFEHPTSLYIETLKEQAYTLYPLEKEEQAKQTMLEAVVLDCSGGSSGESVEHISEWLFDLKKSEVPLIFILLQQSTPMERLIYLQLGATIVFDDQIKPNEFGIIVSNLLQPRVGLRQAVLEEKVGSGLQLNVYNHSIRLENEQEVLLTPLEYKLVSYLKSKKEQGATYEEIYQVLWQQEMGNQRYRVANLVFLIRTKIEKSTAHPKYLKTIRTIGYVLCM
- a CDS encoding tyrosine-type recombinase/integrase; translation: MISSRQFSRQTKEELTITKKGENIYKRKDGRWEGRYRKGRNEQGKLVYGYIYGQKYREVKQTLERLKARQTFSKQLTTQFQGTVEEWLVYWLDHLIVRQIKQSTYASYQTKMRKHILPYIGKKKLLHIEKKDITALMLLLADKELSLTTIHNVLTIFKSAMNKAYLEKAIPENPCDGIVLPAIRKKDIAILTREQQRILEKAALKEPGCSPIIIALYTGMRIGEIGALTWSDINLESKTIQVVRTIQRVSVPGKTTKTEIVFDLPKSKSSVRKIPIAQNLLTYLTKKKAEAVSTYVINYKHAYAEPRLINYWFKKTLAKADIEPIHFHALRHTFATRCIENGSDIATLSRLLGHQSIKLTLDTYASSLWETREKAISILDAELNLEE